In one window of Undibacter mobilis DNA:
- a CDS encoding lytic murein transglycosylase, translating into MFHRAILIALLVMLAAPLAQAQDQSFAAFVNALWLDARAKGITRATFDTAMRGLTPDQRVIKATQRQPEYGKPVGDYINALASPRRIQTGLAKAKDQARPLEAVEKKYGVERWILVALWGMETDYGAAKDKWDVFRSLATLAYVKYRHPYFRNELIVAMGIMQTNNYPREQMVSSWAGAMGQSQFMPSNVVTYAVTFSGQGRPDLWSNVPDVLASTANYLHKAKWRPGLPWGFEVSLPNGFDTMKSRASFAEWTRLGVRRADGKPFPRDAADIGEAVLFFPSGIKGPAFIVTGNFLVLKDYNNSDAYAIAVGHLADRLHGGLPFRAAWPKDDRPLSRDLRIALQKRLATLGYKVAEFEGHIDFDIRDYIRAEQKKNGMVPDGNPTIALLEKIGVPVR; encoded by the coding sequence ATGTTTCACCGCGCCATTCTCATTGCGCTCCTCGTCATGCTGGCCGCGCCGCTGGCGCAGGCGCAGGATCAAAGCTTCGCCGCCTTCGTCAACGCGCTGTGGCTCGATGCGCGGGCCAAGGGCATTACCCGCGCCACCTTCGACACCGCGATGCGCGGGCTCACGCCGGACCAGCGCGTCATCAAGGCGACGCAGCGCCAGCCGGAATACGGCAAACCCGTCGGCGATTACATCAATGCACTGGCATCACCGCGCCGCATCCAGACCGGGCTGGCGAAAGCCAAGGACCAGGCGCGCCCGCTTGAGGCCGTCGAAAAGAAGTACGGCGTCGAACGCTGGATCCTCGTGGCGCTGTGGGGCATGGAAACCGACTACGGTGCCGCCAAGGATAAATGGGACGTGTTCCGCTCGCTGGCGACGCTGGCTTATGTGAAGTACCGCCATCCCTATTTCCGCAACGAGCTCATCGTTGCGATGGGCATCATGCAGACCAACAATTATCCGCGCGAGCAGATGGTGTCGTCATGGGCCGGCGCCATGGGGCAGAGCCAGTTCATGCCGTCAAACGTGGTCACCTATGCCGTGACTTTCTCCGGCCAGGGGCGCCCCGATCTGTGGAGCAACGTGCCGGACGTGCTCGCCTCCACCGCCAACTATCTACACAAGGCGAAATGGCGCCCCGGCCTGCCCTGGGGTTTCGAGGTGTCCTTGCCGAACGGTTTCGACACGATGAAAAGCCGTGCGAGCTTTGCCGAATGGACCCGGCTCGGCGTGCGCCGCGCCGACGGCAAACCGTTCCCGCGCGATGCCGCCGACATCGGCGAAGCGGTGCTGTTCTTTCCCAGCGGCATCAAGGGACCGGCCTTCATCGTTACCGGCAATTTTCTGGTGCTGAAGGATTATAACAACTCGGATGCCTATGCGATCGCGGTCGGCCACCTCGCCGACCGGCTGCATGGCGGCCTTCCGTTCCGCGCCGCCTGGCCCAAGGATGACCGGCCGCTGTCGCGCGACCTGCGCATTGCCCTGCAGAAGCGCCTCGCGACGCTCGGCTACAAGGTGGCCGAGTTCGAGGGCCATATCGATTTCGACATTCGCGACTACATCCGCGCCGAGCAGAAGAAGAATGGCATGGTGCCGGATGGCAATCCGACCATCGCGCTGCTTGAGAAGATCGGGGTCCCGGTGCGGTGA